The segment GATGCGCCGCGGGAGGCGGTCTTCGACGGCTTCACGAAGGCCGAGCTGCTGCAGCAGTGGCTCGTGCCGCCGGGTTGGGAGGTCACCCGCTGCGAGATCGATCTGCGCCCGGGCGGCAGCTACCGCTACGAGTGGCGCGGCCCCGACGGCAACCCGATGGGGACCACGGGCGTGATCCGCGAGGTGCAGGCGCCGGCATTGCTGGTCCAGACGGAGCGATTCGAGCCGACCTGGTACCCCGGCGAAGCGGTGGGCACGCTCGAGCTGGTCGAGGAGAACGGCGTGACCACCGCCATCCACACGATGCGCTACGAGTCCCGGGAGGCGCGCGACATGGTACTCGCTGCGCCCATGGGCGAGGGCGCGGCCGCGAGCTACGACATGCTCGAGCAGCTGCTGCGCGGTGGTGCCCTGGCCGCAGGTGCTGCCGGTCGATGATCACCCGTCTCCGCGCCGCTACCGTGCGGCGCGGAGACGGTCCGTGGCTTCAGCGCGCCGCCAGCGCGGCCTCGATCGCCTGCACCAGGCGCGGATCGTCCGGCTTGATCTCCGGCGAGAAGCGGCCGACCACCTTGCCGCTGCGGTCGACGAGGAATTTCTCGAAGTTCCAGAGCACGTCGCTCGGGCTCTCGTGCTGGATGCCGTAGCCGGCGAGCTTCCGGGCGAAGCCGTCGTCGCCGAAGTTCTCGGCGCTCGGCCAGGCGGCGACGAGCTGCTGGTAGAGCGGGTGGATGCCCGCGCCCTTCACCACGATCTTCTCGAACATGGGGAATTGCACCCCGTAGTTCGACTGGCAGAACGACTGGATCTGCTCGTTGCTGCCGGGCTCCTGCGCGCCGAACTCGTTGGCGGGAAAGCCGAGCACCTCGAGGCCGCGCTCGCGATGCGCCTCGTAGAGCTTCTCGAGGGCCTCGTACTGCGGCGTGAGGCCGCATTCCGAGGCGACGTTCACGACGAGCAGCACCTTGCCCTCGAAGTCGGCGAGGGTGGTCGGCGTGCCGTCGATGCGGCGCAGGGGGATCTCGTAGAGCGGGCTGCTGGTCGACATGAAAAGCCTCCGGGAAGGAGGCTCTTCGTAAGCGGGCGCACGTACCGCGGCAAGCCTTTGTGTGGGCATGCCCTTCAGGTCGCCGCCTTGATGTTCCAGTTCACATTGAAGAAGTTCGCCGGATCGTAGCGGCCCTTGATCGCTGCGAGCCGCGGGTAGTTGCCGCGGTACGTGGCGTGGACCCGGTCCTCCCCTTCCTCCTGCATGAAGTTGACGTAGCCGCCACCCGCTGCGTGCGGCTGCAGCGCCTGCCAGTAGTCCCGGGCCCAGGTGCGCAGGATCGGCAGCCTGGCAGGGTCGGGATCGATGCCGCCG is part of the Vulgatibacter sp. genome and harbors:
- a CDS encoding SRPBCC family protein codes for the protein MTTFEKLRFEGRGDREVVMTRRFDAPREAVFDGFTKAELLQQWLVPPGWEVTRCEIDLRPGGSYRYEWRGPDGNPMGTTGVIREVQAPALLVQTERFEPTWYPGEAVGTLELVEENGVTTAIHTMRYESREARDMVLAAPMGEGAAASYDMLEQLLRGGALAAGAAGR
- a CDS encoding glutathione peroxidase gives rise to the protein MSTSSPLYEIPLRRIDGTPTTLADFEGKVLLVVNVASECGLTPQYEALEKLYEAHRERGLEVLGFPANEFGAQEPGSNEQIQSFCQSNYGVQFPMFEKIVVKGAGIHPLYQQLVAAWPSAENFGDDGFARKLAGYGIQHESPSDVLWNFEKFLVDRSGKVVGRFSPEIKPDDPRLVQAIEAALAAR